Proteins co-encoded in one Jeotgalibacillus malaysiensis genomic window:
- a CDS encoding glyoxalase → MTFHSPPATFVEEVALNVTDLERSVQFYTQIIGFKVLSENKKEVQLTADGQTPLLKLIQPEGASPKQPRTTGLYHFAILLPTRGDLAAIIEHLAAHKIQLGASDHLVSEALYLSDPDGNGIEIYRDREKEEWEWSRNEVKMTVDPLDFEAVLGADHGQFNQLPEDTKMGHIHLHVASLSEAEAFYRKLGFEPVCRYGQQALFISTEKYHHHIGLNIWNGAGAPAPSEESAGLVHYTLIYPDEAALKAAAEQTGAKQVEAGWFVQDPSKNGILLKTAS, encoded by the coding sequence ATGACATTTCATTCACCTCCTGCGACATTTGTCGAAGAAGTAGCACTGAATGTAACGGACCTTGAACGATCAGTTCAATTTTATACACAGATCATTGGATTCAAAGTACTCTCTGAAAATAAGAAAGAGGTACAGCTGACAGCGGATGGTCAAACACCACTGCTGAAGCTGATTCAGCCTGAAGGTGCGAGCCCGAAACAGCCAAGAACCACAGGACTTTATCATTTTGCAATTCTTTTGCCGACAAGAGGCGACCTTGCCGCAATCATTGAGCATTTGGCAGCACATAAAATTCAGCTTGGTGCATCTGATCACCTGGTAAGCGAGGCGCTTTACCTGTCAGATCCGGATGGCAATGGTATTGAGATTTACAGAGATCGTGAAAAAGAAGAGTGGGAGTGGAGCCGTAATGAAGTAAAAATGACGGTGGATCCACTTGATTTTGAAGCGGTACTCGGGGCGGATCACGGACAGTTCAACCAGCTGCCTGAGGACACAAAGATGGGACATATTCACCTTCACGTTGCCTCTTTATCTGAAGCTGAAGCCTTTTATCGCAAGCTCGGATTTGAACCGGTGTGCCGATATGGCCAGCAGGCATTATTCATCTCAACAGAAAAATATCATCACCATATCGGACTCAATATCTGGAACGGAGCAGGTGCACCTGCTCCATCTGAAGAGTCTGCAGGTCTTGTGCATTATACATTGATCTATCCGGATGAAGCTGCATTAAAGGCAGCGGCAGAGCAGACAGGCGCAAAGCAGGTTGAAGCAGGCTGGTTCGTACAGGACCCTTCGAAAAACGGTATCTTATTAAAAACAGCTTCTTAA
- a CDS encoding isochorismatase family protein, which yields MKKTALLLIDMMNHMEFEGGDDLLKHTLNMIDRLAALKKRVKEKDIPVIYVNDNFDHWQDNTDAVVEECLNAKGKPVVEKIRPEDDDYFIIKPKHSGFFGTQLDILLKQLEVERVIIAGVATDICVLFTANDAHMREYEICVPEDCSAAETQEAHDSAMRIIEQSLDADIRKGEEIPIGE from the coding sequence ATGAAGAAAACTGCTTTATTACTAATAGATATGATGAACCATATGGAATTTGAAGGTGGGGATGACCTGCTGAAACACACGCTGAATATGATTGATCGTCTGGCTGCATTAAAAAAGCGGGTGAAGGAAAAAGATATTCCGGTTATTTATGTGAACGACAACTTTGATCACTGGCAGGATAACACGGATGCTGTAGTGGAAGAGTGTCTGAATGCTAAAGGAAAGCCTGTGGTGGAAAAAATCAGACCTGAAGATGACGACTATTTTATCATCAAGCCAAAGCACTCAGGCTTTTTTGGTACACAGCTCGATATTCTGTTAAAGCAGCTTGAGGTTGAGCGGGTCATCATTGCAGGCGTGGCAACTGATATCTGTGTTCTTTTTACAGCAAATGATGCGCATATGCGTGAGTATGAAATCTGTGTGCCGGAGGATTGCTCAGCAGCAGAAACACAGGAAGCTCATGATAGCGCCATGAGAATCATTGAACAATCACTTGATGCGGATATACGTAAGGGTGAAGAAATCCCGATTGGAGAGTGA
- a CDS encoding PTS system mannitol-specific transporter subunit IIA produces the protein MSEIFKKENIYLNESASSKTEAIEKAGNVLAEKGYVDADYVTSMLEREQISTTYIGNKIAIPHGTEDSKKLVKQSGISVLQLPEGVMFDDNQVNIVVGIAGKDGEHLEILSKIAITCSEEENVERLINAKSEEEIIAIFEEAE, from the coding sequence ATGAGTGAAATTTTTAAAAAGGAAAACATCTATCTAAATGAAAGTGCATCTTCAAAAACAGAAGCGATTGAAAAAGCAGGTAACGTCCTGGCTGAAAAAGGCTATGTAGATGCTGACTACGTCACAAGTATGCTTGAGCGTGAACAGATCTCGACAACTTATATCGGTAATAAAATTGCGATTCCGCACGGTACTGAAGACTCTAAAAAACTTGTGAAGCAGTCAGGTATTTCTGTGCTTCAGCTTCCTGAAGGTGTCATGTTTGACGATAATCAAGTGAATATCGTGGTAGGGATCGCAGGGAAAGACGGCGAACATCTTGAGATTCTGTCCAAAATCGCGATTACATGCTCTGAAGAAGAAAATGTAGAACGCCTGATCAATGCAAAATCAGAAGAGGAGATCATCGCCATTTTCGAGGAGGCAGAATAA
- a CDS encoding methylated-DNA--protein-cysteine S-methyltransferase, whose product MKTIYWSEFKNGEDTYQLAAADDKVCYIGGPKEGYAALERWAAKHYPGAVLIENHSDMQPFIQEFAAYFTGKKRVFEMPIEPKGTPFQQEVWEALLDIPYGETRTYADIAAQVGRPKAFRAVGTAIGANPLLVVVPCHRVIAKDGGLGGFSAGLDVKRALHQVEGIQVKS is encoded by the coding sequence ATGAAGACGATTTACTGGTCAGAATTTAAAAACGGTGAAGATACTTATCAGCTTGCTGCAGCAGATGACAAGGTCTGTTATATCGGAGGGCCTAAAGAAGGTTACGCTGCTCTTGAAAGATGGGCAGCAAAACATTACCCGGGTGCAGTGTTGATTGAAAATCACTCAGACATGCAGCCTTTTATTCAGGAATTTGCCGCTTATTTCACCGGGAAAAAAAGGGTATTTGAGATGCCGATCGAACCGAAGGGGACACCTTTTCAACAGGAGGTCTGGGAAGCACTCCTTGATATTCCTTACGGAGAAACCAGAACCTATGCAGATATTGCAGCGCAGGTAGGCAGACCAAAAGCCTTTCGCGCAGTTGGTACTGCGATTGGGGCAAATCCGCTGTTAGTCGTCGTGCCATGCCACCGTGTAATCGCAAAAGACGGCGGGCTTGGTGGATTCAGCGCGGGTCTTGATGTAAAAAGAGCACTTCACCAGGTAGAAGGAATCCAGGTGAAATCATAA
- a CDS encoding peptidase M14 carboxypeptidase A has product MKKQVIALSVAGALTFSGASFALPSAQAVGEGPGYGGTETINTSILTTYSEMAQFLEEQDAKQKHLEVEKIGESVKGRDLFVAKYIQNPENPTILFLTQQHGNEQLTTEGALEFIKHMGTGKMKGVLDGVNVLIVPMLNPDGAMGDVDFSLDDYIASGDRNLTRYNALEVDLNRDHVDKIQPETKALHENVMQKYDIDYMIDLHHQGAQSERDGKLVSGSILYPTTPNADPAVVEKSKQLGSVVFNAIDSKGWGHLGKYNGGSAETISRNGIAVEYGISTLLFEMRGMSDHFYESYVLGQKSNGYLIKQTVTTLDAAVRAISDGSINDADISFWDTLATQQTRPYESE; this is encoded by the coding sequence ATGAAAAAACAAGTCATCGCATTATCAGTAGCAGGAGCACTTACTTTTAGTGGCGCATCATTCGCATTACCTTCAGCACAGGCAGTCGGAGAAGGTCCTGGTTATGGTGGAACTGAAACAATCAACACCTCAATTTTGACGACCTACTCAGAAATGGCGCAGTTTCTTGAAGAACAGGATGCAAAGCAAAAGCATCTTGAAGTTGAAAAGATTGGTGAGTCCGTTAAAGGAAGAGATCTTTTCGTAGCAAAGTACATACAAAATCCTGAGAATCCAACAATTTTATTCCTCACACAGCAGCATGGGAACGAGCAGTTGACAACTGAAGGTGCACTTGAATTCATTAAGCATATGGGCACAGGAAAAATGAAGGGTGTATTAGATGGTGTCAATGTATTAATCGTACCGATGCTCAATCCTGATGGGGCGATGGGAGATGTTGATTTCTCACTTGATGACTATATCGCAAGCGGAGATCGCAACCTGACACGCTATAACGCACTTGAAGTCGATTTGAACCGTGACCATGTTGATAAAATTCAGCCTGAAACAAAAGCGCTGCATGAAAATGTAATGCAGAAATACGATATTGATTATATGATTGACCTTCACCATCAGGGAGCTCAAAGTGAACGTGACGGTAAACTGGTTTCAGGATCTATTCTTTATCCGACTACTCCAAACGCTGATCCTGCAGTTGTAGAGAAGTCAAAGCAGCTTGGTTCAGTTGTATTTAACGCAATTGACTCAAAAGGCTGGGGACACCTTGGGAAGTATAACGGCGGATCTGCAGAAACCATCAGCCGTAACGGAATTGCTGTAGAGTACGGTATTTCAACGTTACTATTTGAAATGCGCGGGATGTCTGATCATTTCTATGAGTCATATGTACTCGGCCAAAAGAGTAATGGCTATCTGATCAAGCAGACAGTGACAACACTTGATGCTGCAGTACGTGCGATTTCTGATGGATCGATTAATGATGCAGATATTTCTTTCTGGGATACACTTGCAACACAGCAGACACGTCCTTATGAAAGTGAATAA
- a CDS encoding PTS system mannitol-specific transporter subunit IIBC, with product MAENKSGVKAKIQKFGSYLSGMIMPNMGAFIAWGLITALFIPTGWLPNEDLATVVGPMINYLLPLLIGFTGGHMIYGVRGGVLGATATIGAIVGTEIPMFLGAMILGPLGGYLIKQIDKLFEGKVKQGFEMLINNFTAGILGGILTLVAYTGVGPVVQGLNQVMATGVQAIVNANLLPLASVFIEPAKVLFLNNAINHGILGPLALDQAADAGKSILFMVESNPGPGLGILLAYMVFGKGMARVSASGAGVIHFLGGIHEIYFPYILMKPILIIAAILGGATGIMTFTLFDVGLVATPSPGSIFAYLAMTPRGDYLGMLAGVFAATAVSFGSAGFLLKFTKSTEEDGALTEATERMQEMKGKKSQAASHLTGGAQEPVAADTSLAGLGQVKKVIFACDAGMGSSAMGASLLRNKFKKADIDIPVSNTAINQIPDDADIIITHKDLTDRAKDKRPDARHISVDNFLGSPKYDELVNELKKNESA from the coding sequence ATGGCGGAAAATAAGTCAGGTGTTAAAGCAAAGATTCAGAAGTTTGGTTCCTATCTAAGTGGTATGATTATGCCGAATATGGGTGCCTTTATCGCATGGGGGTTAATTACGGCATTATTCATTCCGACGGGTTGGCTGCCAAATGAAGATTTAGCAACTGTCGTCGGCCCAATGATTAATTATCTTCTTCCTTTACTCATCGGTTTCACCGGCGGACACATGATCTACGGTGTTCGAGGCGGGGTACTTGGTGCCACTGCTACAATTGGTGCCATTGTAGGAACAGAAATTCCGATGTTCCTTGGTGCAATGATTCTTGGACCGCTTGGTGGTTATCTGATCAAGCAGATCGATAAACTGTTTGAAGGAAAAGTAAAACAAGGGTTTGAAATGCTGATCAACAACTTTACAGCAGGTATTCTCGGAGGAATTTTAACACTTGTTGCTTACACAGGAGTCGGTCCTGTTGTACAGGGGCTGAACCAGGTAATGGCTACAGGTGTACAGGCAATTGTAAATGCTAACCTGTTACCGCTCGCAAGTGTATTCATTGAACCTGCGAAAGTATTATTCTTAAATAACGCAATTAACCACGGTATCTTAGGACCGCTGGCGCTCGATCAGGCTGCAGATGCAGGGAAATCAATCCTCTTCATGGTTGAATCAAACCCTGGACCAGGTCTTGGTATCCTGCTTGCTTATATGGTTTTTGGAAAGGGTATGGCAAGAGTATCAGCTTCAGGAGCTGGTGTGATCCACTTCCTTGGAGGGATCCATGAGATTTACTTCCCTTACATTCTGATGAAGCCGATCCTGATCATTGCAGCAATCCTTGGTGGTGCAACTGGTATTATGACATTCACTTTATTTGATGTAGGACTTGTCGCAACACCGTCACCGGGTAGTATTTTCGCTTATCTCGCAATGACACCACGTGGAGATTATCTTGGTATGTTAGCAGGCGTATTTGCAGCAACTGCAGTGTCATTTGGTTCAGCAGGATTCCTGTTAAAGTTCACGAAATCTACTGAAGAAGACGGCGCACTGACTGAAGCTACTGAACGTATGCAGGAAATGAAAGGTAAAAAGAGCCAGGCTGCTTCTCATTTAACTGGAGGAGCTCAGGAGCCGGTAGCTGCTGATACTTCACTTGCAGGTCTTGGTCAGGTAAAGAAAGTCATCTTCGCATGTGACGCAGGAATGGGTTCAAGTGCAATGGGTGCATCACTGCTCAGAAATAAATTCAAAAAAGCGGATATCGATATCCCGGTTTCAAACACAGCAATCAATCAGATCCCGGATGACGCAGATATCATTATCACGCACAAAGACTTAACTGACCGTGCCAAAGATAAGCGTCCAGACGCAAGACACATCTCAGTCGACAACTTCCTCGGCAGTCCAAAGTATGATGAATTGGTAAATGAACTGAAGAAAAACGAATCAGCTTGA
- a CDS encoding mannitol-1-phosphate 5-dehydrogenase — protein MKAVHFGAGNIGRGFIGAILQQSGYEVTFIDVNAELIDRLNKDKAYEVVLADETKESFTVTGVSGINSKEHPEQAAAAVAEADLVTASVGPHVLPFIAPVIAKGLSAREAGSEVNVIACENMIGGSDQLKKEVEKHLSEDEAARVFASSGFPNSAVDRIVPIQHHDNPLTIEVERYFEWVIETAHMKGTQPDLKGTLFVEDLVPFIERKLLTVNTGHASIAYNGLLKGYETVKEAMADQEILDVLEGVLSETSTFLTQKFELDKEQHQMYVRKIISRYKNPYISDGLDRVGRAPLRKLSAGDRLTYPAVELDRQQLVPVHLEKTIAAALAFNIEEDPESVQLQEWIAEEGPAAALEKASGIESGSSMSERIIHYYQQIK, from the coding sequence ATGAAGGCTGTACATTTTGGAGCGGGTAATATCGGCCGGGGCTTTATTGGCGCAATTCTTCAGCAATCCGGTTATGAAGTGACATTTATCGATGTAAATGCTGAGCTCATTGATCGTCTAAATAAGGACAAGGCTTACGAAGTGGTGCTCGCTGATGAAACGAAAGAATCATTTACTGTCACGGGCGTGAGCGGGATTAACAGTAAAGAACATCCTGAGCAGGCGGCAGCTGCAGTTGCTGAAGCTGACCTTGTCACAGCTTCAGTCGGACCACACGTACTTCCTTTTATCGCGCCTGTGATCGCGAAAGGACTCAGTGCAAGAGAAGCAGGATCTGAGGTAAATGTGATTGCGTGTGAAAACATGATTGGCGGAAGTGACCAGCTGAAAAAAGAAGTGGAAAAGCATCTTTCAGAAGATGAAGCGGCGCGTGTCTTTGCTTCATCCGGCTTCCCGAATTCAGCCGTTGACCGGATTGTCCCAATTCAGCATCACGATAATCCATTAACAATTGAAGTAGAGCGCTATTTTGAATGGGTGATAGAAACAGCACATATGAAAGGCACCCAGCCAGACCTAAAAGGCACGCTCTTTGTAGAGGATCTCGTACCGTTTATTGAAAGAAAGCTGCTGACAGTAAATACGGGGCATGCTTCAATTGCTTATAACGGTTTATTGAAAGGGTATGAAACGGTAAAAGAAGCAATGGCTGATCAGGAAATTTTAGATGTGCTCGAAGGTGTTTTAAGTGAAACAAGCACATTTTTAACACAAAAATTCGAGCTCGATAAAGAACAGCACCAGATGTATGTCAGAAAGATTATTAGCCGCTATAAAAACCCTTATATTTCAGATGGTCTGGACAGGGTGGGACGTGCTCCTCTCAGAAAGCTTTCAGCAGGAGATCGCCTGACTTATCCGGCAGTAGAACTCGACAGGCAGCAGCTCGTGCCTGTTCACCTTGAAAAAACAATTGCAGCAGCACTCGCTTTTAATATTGAAGAAGACCCTGAATCTGTTCAGCTGCAGGAATGGATCGCCGAAGAGGGACCGGCAGCAGCTCTTGAAAAAGCTTCAGGCATTGAGTCCGGCAGTAGCATGAGTGAACGAATTATACATTATTATCAGCAGATCAAATAA